A single window of Methanomassiliicoccaceae archaeon DNA harbors:
- a CDS encoding AAA family ATPase: MEEDPAMLYEKWFSNLDDWQKDLFNRLMDEDLTEDEQRSYFKTYIDSGPLRTDRPQISFGVHSSSLKRLLGIYNIENVGKIKNPEGITFREDSNVCLLFGNNGCGKSTLINLLKNVCGSRDAKKVRSNVFEEPKSPSASISYLADEKRLFNWTPDAVCPDMVGLQFFDSNYYRVYEKTGAEILLEPKLLAVLGEMAISFNLFKSYIINEKSELKKSIVIPEIFKETNVHKLYTQATNTETLDEIKEQSKLSPEEESELESIVLSLSLSDPSASERDLESAISYLNGFSDIMENWFDQYSDEKRNDLIKLKEKCIAFELAVKRAEEEFGSTEFNGLGNDVWKALWEAAKDYSEKYAYPNIIFPNTEDGSRCVLCQQTLSNDAQKRFVSFEEYITSDVEKSLKKAQTELADVMPEPIWEWDCVSLQLLKNRVPESIIANIRIFYVRLFERSNEIRNEKNCERETKIFSLEQFNAVHEKVISELESKCRIFHEASVQRQVIEEKEKLLSSRKWFSQNEYVFDRKKKMIKLNNFNTDTHSTSVLKTNLSAILITDKFVEQFKKELESIRAKNLQVELKIATSKGSSAHSISLKNLNSSSKGLSFGEVLSEGERRAVSFAAFVAEIIVDFPQMPLVFDDPTNSMDNKYEAEIAKRIIELSKERQVIVFTHRITMSSLLHSIRGGQSFNCQRLMSEPVGLISSDVSFILGGAKSNVKTLIKEAEEIKKLSPKEMPSAKINLAIKIRRLLELMIEDVLFDGIVKRHNLNVGSMRLPRMLGVRDEDFTFVDEMMSRYSSDPHSQSAEAAYAEFDVQDMIDDLKKIKEQIDIIEKNKEDCASSLRVSTQL, encoded by the coding sequence ATGGAAGAAGATCCTGCAATGTTATATGAAAAATGGTTCAGTAATTTGGACGATTGGCAAAAGGATCTATTCAACAGGCTTATGGATGAAGACCTGACTGAAGATGAACAGAGGTCTTATTTTAAGACTTATATTGACAGTGGACCATTAAGAACTGATAGGCCTCAAATCAGTTTTGGAGTTCATTCCAGTTCTTTAAAACGACTTTTAGGAATTTATAATATCGAAAACGTAGGTAAGATCAAAAATCCAGAGGGAATCACATTCCGTGAAGACAGTAATGTTTGTTTATTGTTTGGCAATAATGGTTGTGGTAAATCAACACTTATCAATTTACTCAAAAATGTCTGTGGATCCAGAGATGCAAAGAAAGTACGGAGTAATGTTTTTGAAGAACCAAAATCGCCTAGTGCGTCTATTTCATATCTGGCAGATGAAAAAAGATTGTTCAATTGGACCCCCGATGCAGTGTGCCCAGATATGGTCGGATTACAATTTTTTGATTCTAATTATTATCGCGTATATGAGAAAACCGGTGCAGAAATATTATTGGAGCCCAAATTATTGGCGGTTCTCGGCGAGATGGCGATATCTTTCAATTTATTCAAATCATACATCATTAATGAAAAATCTGAACTTAAAAAAAGCATTGTCATTCCTGAGATATTTAAAGAAACCAATGTGCATAAACTGTACACACAAGCCACAAACACTGAGACACTAGATGAGATCAAAGAACAATCTAAACTCAGTCCCGAAGAAGAATCGGAACTTGAATCAATCGTTTTGTCTTTATCTTTGTCAGATCCATCTGCGAGCGAGAGAGACCTGGAATCAGCAATCAGTTATCTCAATGGTTTTTCAGACATTATGGAGAATTGGTTTGATCAATATTCTGATGAAAAGCGAAACGATTTAATCAAATTAAAGGAAAAATGTATAGCTTTTGAACTTGCTGTAAAACGGGCAGAAGAAGAATTTGGAAGTACCGAATTCAATGGTTTAGGAAACGACGTATGGAAAGCCCTATGGGAAGCTGCAAAGGATTATTCTGAGAAATATGCATATCCTAATATTATATTTCCCAACACTGAGGATGGATCGCGATGTGTTCTATGTCAACAAACACTTTCAAATGATGCGCAAAAACGTTTCGTATCCTTTGAGGAATATATTACATCTGACGTAGAGAAAAGTTTAAAGAAAGCTCAAACAGAATTAGCTGATGTAATGCCAGAGCCTATTTGGGAGTGGGATTGCGTCTCTCTACAACTTTTGAAAAATAGGGTCCCGGAAAGTATTATTGCTAATATACGCATATTTTATGTTCGATTATTTGAAAGATCAAATGAAATCAGGAATGAAAAGAATTGTGAAAGGGAAACTAAGATCTTTTCATTAGAACAGTTTAATGCTGTTCATGAAAAAGTAATCTCCGAATTAGAATCTAAATGTAGGATCTTTCATGAGGCTTCTGTTCAAAGACAAGTTATTGAAGAAAAGGAAAAATTACTTAGTTCAAGAAAGTGGTTCTCTCAGAATGAGTATGTTTTCGATCGTAAAAAGAAAATGATAAAATTAAACAATTTCAACACAGATACACATAGCACTTCTGTATTGAAAACGAATTTATCTGCGATCTTGATAACAGATAAATTTGTGGAACAATTCAAAAAAGAATTGGAGTCGATCAGGGCAAAAAATCTCCAGGTCGAATTAAAAATAGCAACCAGCAAAGGTTCTTCTGCCCATAGCATATCGTTAAAGAATTTAAATAGCTCATCAAAGGGGCTATCTTTCGGTGAGGTTCTAAGTGAAGGAGAAAGAAGGGCTGTGTCGTTTGCAGCATTTGTTGCAGAAATCATTGTTGATTTTCCACAGATGCCTCTGGTGTTTGATGACCCAACAAATTCAATGGATAACAAATATGAGGCAGAAATAGCAAAAAGAATAATAGAGTTGTCAAAAGAAAGACAGGTCATAGTGTTTACACACCGGATTACGATGTCATCGCTGCTTCATTCAATAAGAGGAGGACAATCATTTAACTGTCAGAGATTGATGTCTGAACCAGTTGGTTTAATAAGTTCTGATGTATCATTTATCTTAGGTGGGGCCAAATCGAATGTAAAGACATTGATCAAAGAGGCGGAAGAAATCAAAAAATTGTCTCCGAAAGAAATGCCCTCTGCGAAAATCAATCTCGCGATAAAAATTAGAAGATTATTGGAATTAATGATAGAAGATGTTCTTTTCGACGGCATTGTGAAAAGGCACAATCTCAATGTGGGATCCATGAGACTCCCAAGGATGTTAGGTGTGAGAGATGAAGATTTTACCTTTGTCGATGAGATGATGAGTCGATATAGTTCTGATCCTCATTCTCAATCTGCTGAAGCTGCTTATGCTGAGTTTGATGTACAGGATATGATAGATGATTTGAAGAAAATAAAAGAACAAATCGATATCATTGAAAAGAATAAAGAGGACTGTGCGAGTTCTTTGAGGGTCTCAACACAGTTATAA